A single genomic interval of Oryzomonas sagensis harbors:
- a CDS encoding PEP-CTERM sorting domain-containing protein (PEP-CTERM proteins occur, often in large numbers, in the proteomes of bacteria that also encode an exosortase, a predicted intramembrane cysteine proteinase. The presence of a PEP-CTERM domain at a protein's C-terminus predicts cleavage within the sorting domain, followed by covalent anchoring to some some component of the (usually Gram-negative) cell surface. Many PEP-CTERM proteins exhibit an unusual sequence composition that includes large numbers of potential glycosylation sites. Expression of one such protein has been shown restore the ability of a bacterium to form floc, a type of biofilm.) — protein sequence MKLTNFKITKAILAALAIFFVSGVDANATLIYSNNFEDTVGSEWSVNTTSVTPIGNRHFLGDFSNDSTTLTLSGLSAGLATVSFDVYFIRSWDGDNQAFGPDYFNVAINNSQLLHQSFSNGDLSMQSNASQAAERYTLGYSYYNGLPGYNVTYSNMDSVYHFVLTLPSLSNLMAITFSGKGLQDNYVTGLDGSSYLDESWGLDNVIVDVAPVPEPSGLLMLFTGGAILLILCWRKPFNSARLYLNI from the coding sequence ATGAAACTAACAAATTTTAAAATTACCAAGGCTATCCTCGCAGCTCTAGCGATATTTTTTGTATCGGGAGTTGATGCTAATGCAACCTTGATTTATTCAAATAATTTTGAGGATACCGTTGGAAGTGAATGGTCAGTCAATACAACATCTGTAACCCCCATAGGCAATCGTCACTTTTTAGGTGATTTTTCCAACGACTCTACAACTCTTACTCTGAGTGGCCTTTCTGCAGGTTTAGCAACTGTATCATTTGATGTGTATTTTATCCGATCATGGGACGGCGACAACCAGGCTTTTGGCCCTGATTATTTTAATGTGGCAATCAACAATTCTCAGCTTCTACACCAATCTTTCAGCAACGGTGACCTCAGTATGCAGTCAAACGCATCACAAGCTGCTGAACGCTATACCCTTGGATATTCCTATTACAATGGCCTCCCCGGATATAATGTAACATATTCCAACATGGATTCAGTTTACCACTTTGTCCTTACGCTCCCAAGCCTCTCCAACCTCATGGCTATTACTTTTTCGGGTAAAGGTTTGCAAGATAACTATGTCACTGGATTAGATGGCTCTTCATATCTTGACGAATCATGGGGGCTCGACAATGTAATTGTGGATGTTGCCCCCGTACCGGAACCTTCCGGTCTCTTGATGCTCTTTACCGGTGGGGCTATATTGCTGATATTGTGTTGGAGGAAACCATTTAATAGTGCCAGACTTTATTTAAATATTTAA
- a CDS encoding ACP phosphodiesterase produces MNFLFHLYLSDNDPDLLTGNFMGDFVKGRVGENYPPGVAAGIMLHRRIDSFAQQHIIFRRSYGRIAPQYRLWRGVFVDLFYDHFLSAGWNEWTDESLTSYLARAKKMVEARRVWLPERLQGLLPVVFDELLPSYCEIDGIGLALERMSRRVTRDNPLAGGERELRRNYAELREDFRCFLPAVSEFVANFAERGRR; encoded by the coding sequence ATGAACTTCCTCTTCCATCTCTATCTCTCCGACAATGATCCGGACCTGCTGACCGGCAATTTCATGGGCGATTTTGTCAAGGGGAGGGTGGGTGAAAACTACCCTCCCGGTGTGGCGGCTGGGATCATGCTGCACCGTCGTATCGACAGTTTTGCGCAACAGCATATTATCTTTCGTCGGAGCTATGGCCGAATTGCGCCGCAGTACCGGTTATGGCGTGGGGTATTTGTCGATCTGTTTTATGATCACTTCTTATCTGCGGGCTGGAACGAGTGGACGGATGAATCCTTGACGAGTTATCTGGCCCGAGCCAAGAAGATGGTTGAGGCACGGCGGGTATGGCTGCCGGAACGTCTGCAGGGCCTGCTGCCGGTTGTTTTTGATGAGTTGCTTCCCTCCTATTGCGAGATAGACGGCATCGGCCTAGCCCTTGAGCGCATGTCGCGCCGGGTGACGCGAGATAACCCTCTGGCCGGCGGTGAACGGGAACTGAGACGGAACTATGCCGAGTTGCGCGAGGACTTCCGTTGTTTTCTGCCCGCTGTCAGCGAATTCGTTGCGAATTTTGCAGAGCGGGGGCGGCGCTAA
- a CDS encoding glycosyltransferase yields MSINTAIKSWLDDIQGKKKYQRYKEQETRTRRVLGQIFAILNIPCAVFYFSWCVYKANWQYWYTFIPFILSESVFLVHYLLWINLLWYKRHHHPEGVISQKKYSVDVFIPVCREPLEIVRRTVMAACTIDYENKIVYILDDGEDDKLLSMAEEFCIGYIRRPTHENRKAGNLNYAFSRTNGDLILALDADQVAESNILKSIVGYFSIPRIAFVQTEQRFNLPKNDPWGNSDEVFYKAMQSGKDNDNAAISCGNGVVYRREALMEIGGFSEWNLVEDLHTSMRIHAKGWKTVYHDTAFTIGHAPEDVCSHLKQRWQWAVDSLRLFFWDSPLRHKGLSWRQKAQYLHFGYNYISFGVFLPIFFLLPIWSLFTHNFMLKANLSEYFLARLPYFIVYLIANKLLTDGLNNYKVFQCQAGLFYVYFSAVVTALRCRTKLPDYTVTSKVKKHSLFTTKILSCWPHMLISLFSLIAIVYGIVTIHNDPWFLIVNIFWATWTIVTLSRFIGLSLWPQMYMR; encoded by the coding sequence ATGTCCATAAATACAGCCATAAAGAGCTGGCTGGATGATATTCAGGGTAAGAAAAAATATCAACGATACAAAGAACAAGAAACTCGTACCAGAAGGGTCTTGGGGCAAATATTTGCAATTCTCAATATTCCGTGTGCGGTGTTTTATTTCTCTTGGTGTGTTTATAAAGCTAATTGGCAGTATTGGTATACTTTCATACCTTTTATTTTAAGTGAAAGTGTATTCCTTGTTCACTACCTACTCTGGATTAATTTGCTCTGGTACAAACGCCATCACCACCCTGAAGGGGTTATTTCTCAAAAAAAATATTCAGTAGACGTCTTTATTCCTGTTTGCAGAGAGCCGCTTGAAATCGTAAGACGGACGGTTATGGCCGCCTGCACTATTGATTATGAGAACAAGATTGTTTACATCCTCGACGATGGCGAAGACGATAAACTTCTCTCTATGGCCGAGGAATTTTGTATAGGCTATATCCGTCGTCCCACCCATGAAAACCGCAAAGCTGGCAACCTTAATTATGCATTTAGTCGAACCAATGGAGACTTGATCCTTGCTCTTGATGCCGATCAAGTTGCTGAAAGTAATATTTTGAAAAGTATTGTCGGCTATTTTTCAATTCCTCGTATTGCTTTTGTACAGACTGAACAGCGCTTTAACCTACCGAAAAACGATCCATGGGGAAATTCTGACGAGGTTTTCTACAAAGCCATGCAGTCTGGTAAAGATAATGATAATGCTGCCATTTCTTGCGGTAATGGAGTCGTCTATCGTCGAGAAGCATTGATGGAAATTGGAGGGTTTTCAGAGTGGAACTTAGTGGAAGACCTTCACACATCTATGCGTATCCATGCTAAGGGGTGGAAAACTGTATACCATGATACAGCCTTTACTATTGGCCATGCTCCGGAAGATGTTTGCAGCCACCTGAAACAACGATGGCAATGGGCAGTGGATTCGTTGCGACTTTTTTTTTGGGATTCGCCTCTGCGTCACAAAGGGCTCTCTTGGAGGCAAAAAGCTCAGTATCTGCACTTTGGCTACAATTACATCTCTTTCGGCGTTTTTTTACCGATTTTTTTCCTCCTACCTATTTGGTCTCTTTTCACACATAATTTCATGCTTAAGGCGAATTTGTCGGAATACTTTCTTGCCAGATTACCATACTTTATTGTCTATTTGATAGCTAACAAGCTTCTCACGGATGGCCTCAACAACTATAAAGTATTTCAGTGTCAAGCGGGACTTTTTTATGTGTATTTCAGCGCTGTGGTGACTGCTCTTCGCTGTCGCACAAAGCTTCCTGACTACACTGTAACTAGCAAGGTCAAAAAACATTCCCTGTTCACGACAAAGATTTTATCATGTTGGCCTCATATGCTCATTTCCCTGTTTTCACTTATAGCAATAGTATATGGTATTGTGACAATACATAATGATCCCTGGTTTTTAATAGTAAATATTTTTTGGGCGACCTGGACTATCGTTACCCTTAGTAGATTTATCGGTCTTAGCTTGTGGCCCCAAATGTACATGCGATGA
- a CDS encoding D-2-hydroxyacid dehydrogenase, with translation MSETTRIVILDGYTINPGDNPWTPVESQGICAVYDRTPPELTLERAAQAEIILTSKVKLDAAILNALPRLKYISLLATGYNNIDVAVAGRLGIPVSNIPAYSTESVAQTAFALLLELAVQVGVHNAAVRAGEWTRCPDHSFWKAPIVELDGLTLGIVGYGTIGRAVARIGAAFGMRIIAHAPRIPQDPGTVPIRFVALEELFSTADVVSLNCPQTGDNAGFVNSRLLGMMKSSAFLINVARGGLVNEADLAQALQTGRIAGAGLDVVAHEPMLADNPLLDAPNCIFTPHIAWASLAARQRLMGIVSANVASYLAGVPANVVNSPYLAPAAGR, from the coding sequence ATGTCTGAAACCACCAGGATCGTTATCCTTGACGGCTATACCATCAACCCCGGCGACAATCCCTGGACCCCGGTTGAGAGCCAGGGGATATGTGCCGTTTACGACCGCACCCCGCCTGAACTCACCCTGGAGCGCGCCGCTCAAGCGGAAATAATTCTGACCAGCAAGGTCAAGCTGGATGCAGCCATCCTGAACGCCCTGCCGAGACTCAAATATATTTCGCTTTTGGCCACGGGATACAATAATATCGATGTGGCCGTCGCCGGCCGGCTTGGCATTCCGGTTTCAAATATTCCTGCCTATTCCACCGAATCGGTTGCCCAGACCGCCTTTGCCCTGCTGCTGGAATTGGCCGTGCAGGTGGGGGTTCACAATGCCGCCGTCAGGGCCGGTGAATGGACCCGTTGCCCCGATCATTCCTTCTGGAAGGCGCCGATCGTCGAGTTGGACGGCCTGACGCTGGGGATCGTGGGGTACGGTACGATCGGCCGGGCGGTGGCGCGTATCGGCGCAGCTTTCGGCATGCGGATCATCGCCCACGCCCCCCGCATCCCTCAGGATCCGGGAACGGTCCCGATCCGGTTCGTCGCTCTGGAAGAGCTGTTCTCTACGGCGGATGTCGTAAGTCTCAACTGTCCCCAGACCGGCGACAATGCCGGCTTCGTCAACTCGCGGCTTCTGGGGATGATGAAGTCCAGCGCGTTCCTGATCAATGTGGCGCGGGGAGGGCTGGTGAACGAAGCCGATCTGGCCCAGGCGTTGCAAACCGGCCGGATTGCCGGCGCCGGGCTGGATGTGGTCGCCCATGAGCCGATGCTCGCCGATAACCCGCTCCTCGACGCTCCCAACTGTATCTTTACGCCCCATATAGCATGGGCTTCGCTGGCGGCGCGGCAGCGGCTCATGGGTATTGTTTCCGCCAATGTCGCATCATATCTTGCAGGAGTTCCGGCCAACGTGGTCAATAGCCCGTATCTTGCGCCGGCTGCTGGGCGGTAA
- a CDS encoding tetratricopeptide repeat protein, protein MMFAQFLLYPLIALIVLFPQFSSATEDAHTMFMKGMSLEASLQTFAARSCFAKATQIEPDNTGYKEHNAWFLNEYGFSEEAEKFFLNLVKIKPTDTIYRGLAWNQLAVGHLAESVATYRKVIPDISSTFLESRTLVSIRRRLSEDNAAKINKLLVHLSQSPSDTSAQQELFRTYTYQRLWDDAFRIGQQIRNDDPNNLHFRWEFARMLFWSNRLEQADSEFASMAATHPDNPFILWEWAKVQSARNRLEEAGKNLERALLLAPATPEIIKDLAELHARRGDSQKSLKSTQLLLQNKERPLIAALTEARCNHFLGNGNKAQQLYKQILALYPANQEALWGLAEISVKTGPVYDAMNAIKQLETINDSDPRIYELLEILKISSLPRITVRTDWYSNSNNYSRLNSGFDFEGPLWVGLLTKTGYIYSRFRQNGFNTINRQSVFVQAEKKIQHYLAITGRLDGNFYDNQQNHLNLRLSSTVELNSLGVVKLSYDHIDIIDTEPAFGNQFYNPVVSIGAARLKLTTNDYSVYLRQGIVKEWALWGKLTYGDYSDDNLKLSSVVGVDYSPELFPNFKAYYSYFFLDYSHKALESAYFDPSNFSAHTTGMAYRVKSDRFIYGGEWNLNYLQRSGGIGNTISIFTGLDIGNTQGLHCEAKYFYQNRGENRDSFSGHYAAQQILLSYFVLF, encoded by the coding sequence ATGATGTTCGCCCAGTTTCTGCTATACCCCCTGATTGCTCTGATCGTTTTGTTCCCACAATTTTCTTCGGCAACAGAAGATGCCCACACAATGTTTATGAAGGGTATGTCACTGGAGGCATCTCTCCAGACGTTTGCAGCGCGTAGTTGTTTTGCTAAAGCGACCCAGATAGAGCCAGACAATACGGGTTATAAAGAACATAACGCGTGGTTCCTCAATGAATATGGCTTCTCTGAAGAAGCCGAAAAGTTTTTTTTAAATTTGGTAAAAATTAAACCGACTGATACTATCTATCGTGGACTTGCCTGGAACCAATTGGCTGTCGGGCATCTGGCTGAGTCTGTTGCAACATATCGAAAAGTTATTCCTGATATATCATCAACATTCCTTGAGTCGAGGACATTAGTTAGTATCCGTCGTCGGCTTAGCGAAGATAATGCCGCTAAAATAAATAAGCTTCTTGTCCATCTCTCCCAGTCACCATCGGATACCTCTGCTCAACAAGAACTGTTCAGAACATATACCTATCAGAGGTTGTGGGACGATGCCTTTCGCATCGGTCAACAAATTCGCAACGATGATCCTAACAATCTTCATTTTCGCTGGGAGTTTGCGCGCATGCTTTTTTGGAGTAATCGACTTGAACAAGCCGACTCTGAGTTTGCATCTATGGCCGCAACTCATCCAGACAATCCTTTTATACTTTGGGAATGGGCAAAAGTTCAGTCGGCAAGAAATAGGCTTGAAGAGGCCGGAAAAAATCTTGAGAGGGCATTACTACTTGCACCGGCAACACCCGAAATTATCAAAGATTTGGCCGAACTGCATGCTCGTAGGGGGGACAGCCAGAAATCTTTAAAATCAACTCAACTACTTCTTCAAAACAAGGAACGACCGCTAATTGCGGCCTTGACAGAGGCGCGCTGTAACCATTTTCTTGGGAATGGAAATAAAGCACAGCAACTATACAAACAGATTCTTGCCTTATATCCTGCCAATCAGGAAGCTCTCTGGGGACTTGCTGAAATTTCCGTTAAAACTGGCCCTGTTTACGATGCGATGAATGCTATTAAACAACTTGAAACTATTAACGATAGTGACCCACGTATTTATGAATTGCTAGAGATACTTAAAATATCAAGCTTGCCACGAATAACTGTTCGGACAGATTGGTACAGCAATTCTAATAATTATTCCCGTTTAAATAGTGGTTTTGATTTTGAAGGCCCACTGTGGGTGGGACTGTTAACCAAAACTGGCTATATCTACTCTAGGTTTCGCCAAAACGGTTTTAATACCATTAACCGTCAATCAGTTTTTGTGCAGGCAGAAAAGAAAATTCAACACTATCTCGCTATAACCGGTCGGTTGGATGGCAACTTCTATGACAATCAACAAAATCACCTAAACTTACGCCTGTCTTCAACCGTTGAACTTAATTCTTTAGGCGTAGTTAAGCTAAGTTATGACCATATTGACATAATCGACACAGAACCGGCCTTTGGTAATCAATTCTATAACCCTGTCGTCTCTATAGGCGCAGCACGTCTAAAGTTGACCACAAATGACTATTCTGTTTATCTTCGACAAGGGATCGTCAAGGAATGGGCTCTGTGGGGAAAACTGACATATGGCGATTATTCTGACGATAATCTTAAACTTAGCTCCGTTGTTGGAGTAGATTATTCACCAGAACTGTTTCCAAATTTTAAGGCATATTATAGTTACTTTTTTTTGGATTATTCCCATAAAGCTCTAGAGAGTGCGTATTTTGACCCTTCAAATTTTTCTGCCCACACTACCGGAATGGCATACCGCGTAAAATCAGATCGCTTTATCTACGGAGGGGAGTGGAACCTAAACTATCTTCAACGTAGCGGGGGCATTGGCAACACTATTTCAATCTTTACCGGCCTTGATATTGGTAACACCCAAGGGCTGCATTGTGAGGCAAAGTATTTTTATCAGAATAGAGGAGAAAATCGGGATTCGTTTAGTGGTCATTATGCCGCCCAGCAAATTCTGTTGTCTTATTTTGTCTTGTTCTAG
- a CDS encoding diguanylate cyclase, which produces MEEPQQNPQKPFPILVVDDNLLQRTILEAGLKAAGHEVVVAENGKEGLEIFRKGYYPIVMTDWVMPEMNGLELCRAIRADDSGRYTYIILLTSQDSKNDIIAGLEAGADEYLIKPAHQAELVSRLKTAKRVLELESSQQRYIEEIKNLSLIDPVTGIFNRRYMEDHIPQEIKRAYRYERALSLILVSINQFRDVLGAYGHYSGDVVLKSCADCLAESIRKDVDWLARYGEDSFVVVLAETDMAGAMIVAKRLRLRIASQVITMYDKEVRVSASFGVSGFTASQQKTGMTADVLIDNADRCLTSAREEGGETIKGVRIG; this is translated from the coding sequence ATGGAAGAACCCCAACAAAATCCGCAAAAACCGTTTCCCATCCTTGTCGTGGATGACAACCTTCTGCAAAGAACCATTCTCGAAGCCGGCCTGAAGGCGGCGGGGCATGAGGTGGTCGTTGCCGAAAACGGCAAGGAAGGTCTGGAGATCTTCAGGAAAGGGTATTACCCGATCGTCATGACCGATTGGGTGATGCCCGAAATGAACGGCCTTGAGCTATGCCGGGCCATCCGCGCCGACGATTCCGGCCGCTATACCTATATTATCCTTCTCACCTCCCAGGATTCCAAAAACGACATCATTGCCGGGCTTGAGGCCGGGGCCGACGAATACCTGATCAAACCGGCCCATCAGGCCGAACTGGTTTCCCGCCTGAAAACGGCCAAGCGGGTGTTAGAACTGGAAAGTTCCCAGCAGCGCTACATCGAAGAGATCAAAAACCTCTCCCTCATCGATCCGGTGACCGGAATCTTCAATCGTCGCTACATGGAGGATCATATCCCCCAGGAGATCAAGCGGGCGTATCGTTATGAACGTGCGCTTTCCCTGATATTGGTCAGTATCAATCAGTTCAGGGATGTTCTCGGAGCTTACGGACACTACTCCGGCGATGTGGTGCTCAAAAGTTGCGCCGATTGCCTGGCGGAGTCGATTCGCAAGGACGTGGACTGGCTGGCGCGCTACGGCGAGGACTCGTTCGTGGTGGTGCTGGCGGAAACCGACATGGCCGGAGCGATGATCGTGGCCAAGCGCCTGCGACTCAGGATCGCTTCCCAGGTCATCACGATGTACGACAAAGAGGTGCGGGTAAGCGCCAGTTTCGGCGTGTCCGGTTTTACCGCCAGCCAGCAGAAGACCGGCATGACCGCGGATGTGCTGATTGATAATGCGGATCGTTGTCTCACATCGGCCAGGGAAGAGGGCGGCGAAACGATCAAAGGGGTCAGGATCGGCTGA
- a CDS encoding glycoside hydrolase family 26 protein, which translates to MKFGIYHLNYNLDRAALAILEKKYGTEISILSFYRAWNDCKIEDDLPWLSWLLSAPKEILLTWEPWSINSEFGVLEKQPHFSLINITAGVFDTYIRAFASTLAACPKAILLRPMHEMNGSWYPWGGTVNNNTPEEFLKAWNHIRTLFFEVGASNVKWVWSPYTSSYPDTHENRICNYFPGDDQIDMIALDGYNWGASTEWSNWHSFVDLFRDGYDIVTSLSRRPVIIGEVGCAELGGEKPDWISDMFSILPSRFERIEALIWFDINKECDWRIASSASSMRIFKSRSHMFFASCASCPIK; encoded by the coding sequence ATGAAGTTTGGAATTTACCATCTAAATTATAATTTAGATAGAGCTGCTCTTGCTATTCTTGAAAAAAAATATGGAACCGAAATTTCCATCCTTTCTTTTTATAGAGCCTGGAATGATTGCAAGATTGAAGATGACCTGCCTTGGCTGAGTTGGCTTTTGTCTGCGCCAAAAGAAATCCTTTTAACATGGGAACCTTGGTCCATCAATTCTGAATTTGGTGTGCTCGAAAAGCAGCCCCATTTTTCACTTATAAACATTACCGCCGGAGTATTTGATACCTACATTAGGGCATTTGCCTCTACTCTGGCAGCTTGCCCAAAGGCTATTTTACTACGTCCGATGCATGAAATGAATGGCTCTTGGTACCCTTGGGGTGGCACTGTAAATAATAATACACCTGAGGAATTTCTGAAAGCTTGGAACCATATCAGAACACTTTTTTTTGAAGTTGGTGCATCAAATGTTAAATGGGTCTGGTCGCCATATACTTCATCATATCCAGATACTCATGAAAACAGAATCTGTAATTATTTTCCTGGTGATGACCAAATCGATATGATAGCTCTTGACGGCTACAATTGGGGGGCGTCAACTGAATGGAGTAATTGGCATAGTTTCGTTGATTTGTTCAGAGATGGGTATGATATTGTAACTTCTCTTTCAAGAAGACCTGTGATAATTGGCGAAGTCGGGTGTGCAGAGTTAGGCGGAGAAAAGCCAGATTGGATAAGTGATATGTTTTCAATTCTGCCATCACGATTTGAGCGGATAGAAGCGTTAATTTGGTTTGATATTAACAAGGAATGCGATTGGCGTATAGCTTCTTCTGCTTCTTCAATGCGTATTTTCAAGAGCAGATCGCATATGTTTTTTGCCTCGTGCGCAAGTTGTCCTATCAAGTAG
- a CDS encoding EAL domain-containing protein has product MLYFVTKVFLLDSFARIEVREAAENVERAVNLINDEANNLNIVCGDYSAWDDAYRYVRDGNHAFEKSNLTAPTFAKQRLNLIMYLDSAGDVIFGKVFDLEKGRFTPVPAGFFRHIAPGNLLLSHSTPDSTVKGVINLPEGLMIVASRPILTSEYRGPIRGTLIMGRYLNASEVAGLATMARLSLRLLPGGATSVLGEDGVMLNEASPRTVVADGFRYINGYALVKDIYGHKAFIVKVTDRRTIYGRGMRAVGYFLLCFFGLVLGFAVIVHFLLKKLAVSQQQGKELEQRYSLVIEGANEGILITERTTGAIIESNGAIQNYLGYTAEELIGLYLGQLAFGDAAITDTLIERLLQQKREYRLRRKDGSALDAELSAGLIPYDGREALCIMVKDIRERKQFEETLFFQANHDLLTGIPNRYLLHDRLEQALAAARREGHIVAVLLLDLDNFKIINDTYGHPVGDQLLKSVANRLKSVVRSGDTIARLGGDEFVIILTRIGRIEDVILVAEHLLKHFFKPFVVNDNEFFVSPSIGLALYPNDDDSAAALLTKADTAMYHVKDKGRAGFQFFTTEMNTRVVDRMELEVGLRRALERGEFVIHYQPKVELATRRIQGMEALLRWNHPERGLIPPDTFIPLAEETGLIIMIGEWVLRTVCEQSSKWQAAGLPTMKMAVNISARQFKQQDLVERIGAILAETGFDPGLLELELTESYLMNNVDEAVAKLHGLKSMGLGLSLDDFGTGYSSLGYLKRFPIDVVKIDKSFVDDILINPDDAIIVRTIILMAHNLNMKVVAEGVETGEQLDFLAEHGCEMIQGYYFSRPLPADGFAAMVRTWGIE; this is encoded by the coding sequence TTGCTCTATTTTGTTACCAAGGTGTTCCTGCTCGATAGCTTTGCCAGGATCGAAGTGCGGGAAGCCGCAGAGAACGTGGAACGAGCGGTCAACCTGATCAACGATGAAGCCAATAACCTCAACATAGTCTGTGGTGATTATTCCGCTTGGGATGATGCCTACCGCTACGTGAGGGATGGCAACCATGCTTTTGAAAAATCGAATTTGACCGCCCCCACCTTCGCAAAGCAACGTCTCAACCTGATCATGTATCTCGACAGTGCCGGGGATGTCATCTTCGGCAAGGTCTTTGATCTTGAAAAAGGCCGGTTTACGCCAGTTCCTGCCGGATTTTTTCGCCACATCGCTCCCGGGAACCTGCTGCTGAGCCACTCCACGCCCGACAGCACGGTCAAAGGTGTCATCAACCTGCCGGAAGGCCTGATGATAGTCGCTTCTCGGCCGATACTGACCAGTGAGTACAGGGGGCCCATCCGGGGCACGTTGATCATGGGGCGGTACCTGAATGCGTCGGAGGTTGCCGGTTTGGCAACGATGGCCCGCCTTTCCCTGCGCCTGCTGCCAGGAGGGGCAACGAGCGTCTTGGGCGAGGATGGGGTGATGCTGAACGAGGCCAGCCCACGTACGGTCGTGGCGGACGGATTCCGCTATATTAACGGATATGCCTTGGTAAAGGATATTTACGGCCACAAGGCTTTTATTGTCAAAGTAACCGACCGGCGCACCATCTATGGAAGGGGGATGCGGGCCGTAGGATATTTCTTGCTCTGCTTCTTTGGCTTGGTTCTGGGATTTGCGGTCATCGTGCATTTTTTGCTGAAAAAACTCGCCGTGTCGCAGCAACAGGGTAAGGAGCTTGAGCAGCGCTACAGTCTGGTTATCGAGGGGGCCAACGAGGGGATCCTCATCACGGAGCGGACAACCGGGGCGATCATAGAATCCAACGGTGCGATCCAGAACTATCTGGGATACACCGCTGAAGAGTTGATCGGCCTGTATCTCGGTCAGCTTGCCTTTGGCGATGCCGCCATAACCGATACCCTGATAGAAAGGCTTTTGCAGCAAAAACGGGAGTATCGCCTCCGTCGTAAAGACGGCTCTGCCCTTGATGCTGAATTGAGCGCCGGCCTGATACCCTATGACGGCAGGGAAGCCCTGTGCATTATGGTCAAGGATATCAGAGAGCGAAAACAGTTTGAGGAAACCTTGTTTTTTCAGGCAAATCACGACCTTCTGACCGGCATTCCCAACCGTTATCTTCTCCATGACCGCCTGGAACAGGCCCTGGCGGCGGCACGACGGGAAGGGCATATCGTGGCGGTCCTGCTTTTGGATCTGGACAACTTCAAGATCATCAATGATACCTACGGTCATCCGGTTGGTGATCAACTTCTGAAAAGCGTTGCCAATCGGCTGAAATCCGTTGTCCGGAGCGGCGATACCATCGCCCGGCTCGGCGGCGATGAATTCGTGATTATCCTCACCCGCATCGGCAGGATTGAGGACGTGATCCTGGTGGCGGAACACCTTTTGAAACACTTTTTCAAGCCCTTTGTGGTCAATGACAATGAGTTCTTCGTGTCGCCCAGTATCGGGCTCGCCCTGTACCCCAACGACGACGACAGCGCGGCGGCCCTGCTCACCAAGGCCGACACGGCGATGTATCACGTCAAGGACAAGGGAAGGGCCGGATTCCAGTTCTTTACAACCGAGATGAACACTCGCGTCGTGGACCGTATGGAGCTGGAAGTCGGGCTGAGACGTGCCCTTGAACGGGGAGAATTCGTCATCCATTATCAGCCAAAGGTCGAGTTGGCCACCCGGCGGATACAGGGGATGGAAGCGCTGTTGCGCTGGAATCATCCCGAGCGTGGCTTGATTCCGCCGGATACGTTCATTCCCCTGGCGGAAGAAACCGGTCTGATTATCATGATCGGCGAGTGGGTGTTGCGCACGGTGTGTGAGCAGAGCAGTAAGTGGCAGGCGGCGGGGCTGCCGACGATGAAGATGGCGGTAAATATTTCGGCGCGCCAATTCAAGCAGCAGGACCTGGTGGAGCGAATAGGTGCAATCCTTGCCGAAACCGGTTTTGACCCCGGGCTCCTGGAGCTGGAGCTTACCGAAAGCTATCTCATGAACAATGTCGATGAGGCGGTTGCAAAACTTCACGGGCTCAAGAGTATGGGACTCGGCCTCTCTCTGGACGACTTTGGAACGGGCTATTCGTCTCTGGGCTATCTGAAGCGGTTTCCCATCGATGTCGTGAAGATAGACAAATCCTTTGTGGACGATATTCTTATTAATCCGGATGACGCGATTATTGTGCGGACCATTATCCTTATGGCGCACAACCTCAATATGAAGGTCGTGGCCGAAGGGGTGGAAACCGGGGAACAATTGGATTTTCTTGCTGAGCACGGCTGCGAGATGATCCAGGGATACTACTTCAGCCGGCCCCTGCCTGCCGATGGCTTTGCGGCAATGGTTCGCACGTGGGGTATCGAGTAA